CAGGAGGCGAACGTCGGCAAGAAGACGTTCACCGACACCGTCGGTGTGACTGAGCTGCCCGCGCCGCCCGGCGGGAAGCAGTACCTGAGTCACAGCGGGTGGGCGTTCATGGTCCCCAAGGGCGCCAAGCACCCGGTCGAGGCCATGAAGTTCGCCGAGTGGATCACCCAGTCCAAGAACTTCGGTACCTACCTCGGCCCGCAGCTGGGCTGGCTGCCGGCGAAGAAGGCCACCATGTCGCAGCCTTACCTCGCCTCCGACCCGAGTTGGCAGTCGGTGATCGCGGTCGACAAGCGGAGCGGCGGCCAGTGGTGGCTGCAGCCCAGCCCGATCCTCCAGCAGTATTACCGCATTCTCGACGAGACCCAGGACACCATCGTCGCCCTGCAACGGGAGCCCGTCGCGGCGCTCACCCAGGCACAGCAGCAGATCCAAGCGACGTTGGACAGCACCGTCGCGCTGGGCTTGTACCAGCGGTAGTCGGCCCCCACCACAGGAAGGAACCGAGATGGTGGACTCATCGATCGAGGCCGGCGTACGAACGGCACCTACGACGACCGGATCGGCTGCCACAAGGCGCCGGCCGAGCCGCCGTTCGCTCCGGGTCGGCCTGTGCTTCATCTCGCCGTGGATCGCCGGCTTCCTGGCGTTCACGGTGATACCGCTCGCCACGTCGCTCTACTACAGCTTCACCAACTTCAACGGACTCGGGATCAGTGACTGGGTCGGTGGCCGTAACTACGTGCAGATCTTCACCAAGGATCCGTACGTCCGCACCGCCCTGGTCAACACCCTGTATCTCGCGTTCTTCGGAGTCATCCTGGGCAGCGCGCTCGCGCTTGTGCTGGCGCTCCTGTTGAACCAGAAGATCCGTGGCATCGGCGTCTACCGCACGCTCTACTACCTCCCCACGATGCTGCCGGTCGTGGTGAGTGCGTTCGTCTTCAGCCTCGTGCTCGACCCCAACACCGGCGTACTGAACAAGGTCCTGGGCTGGTTCGGTATCACCGGGCCCGGCTGGCTCTTCTCCACGACCTGGTCGAAGCCGGCGATCGTGATCCTCGGTTTGTGGGGCGTCGGCAACACGGTGATCATCTATCTCGCCGGTCTCCAGGACATTCCACAGCACGTGGTCGAGGCCGCGAAGGTTGACGGTGCCGGCTGGTGGGCGAGGCTCCGGCACGTCACGCTTCCCCTGCTCAGCCCGATCATTTTCTTCAACGTGCTGCTCGCCATCATTTACGGCTTCCAGAACTTCATCTCGATCTTCTACCTGACCTCCAACGGCGGCGGGTCGACCGCCGGTGGGCCGGCCAACTCGACGATGACGTGGGGCCTGCTCATCTATGAGGACGCCTTCGTCAACTCCCAGATCGGATACGCGGCCGCGATGTCGTGGCTGATGTTCGCGTTCGTCCTGGTCATCACCGTGCTGATGTTCGGTCTCAGCAAACGTTGGGTCTACTACGAAGGGGCTGGCGCACGATGAGCTCGACAACGGGATCGATGGGCCGGCTCAGAATTCGGGTCGCCAAGACGCTGAGCCGCCACCTCGTCCTCACCTGCGTGGCGCTCGTCTTCGCCGTACCTGTCCTGGCGATGATCGCCGAGTCGCTGAAGACCCTTGCCCAGAACACGATCATCCCGCCGCAGTGGATCCCCAACCCGATCTACTTCGGCAACTACCCGCAGGCCCTCAATGTCGCGCCGTTCGCACACATGCTGCTCAACACGGTCGTCATCGTCGGCCTCCAGGTCGTCGGCGTGGCGATATCCAGCGCGCTGGTCGGCTACGGCTTCTCGGTCATCAAGTGGCGCGGGCAGAACGCCGTGTTCCTGCTCGTGATCGCGACGATGCTGATCCCTTACGAGGTCCTGCTCATCCCGCAGTACATCCTCTTCAGCAAGTTCGGCTGGCTCAACACGTTCTACCCGCTCATCGTGCCGTACTTCTTCGGCATCCCGATCTACATCTTCTTGTTCCGCCAGTTCTTCCTGCGGATGCCGGTCGAGCTCGCCGAGGCGGCCCGCATCGACGGGGCGTCGGAGTTCCGCATCTTCCTCCGGGTGTTCCTCCCGCTGGCCAAGCCTGCCCTGATCGTCGTCGCTCTCCTGCAGTTCGTGGCCGGGTGGAACGACTTCCTCGGACCGCTGATCTACCTCAACGACAAGAGCCTGAGCACGCTGGTTCTGGGCATGGAGTACTTCCGGCAGAACCAGTACCAGGTCGATGTCGGGGGACAGGCGGCGTACTCGATCCTCATCGTCGCTCCTGTCGTGCTGGTCTTCTTCCTCGCTCAGCGCCGGTTCATCGAGGGCATTACGCTGACCGCGGTGAAGGGATGACCTGACGGGAGGCTGCCGTGGACTACGCCCGACTAGGGTCCTGCGGTCTGTCCGTCTCGCGGATCGGCCTGGGCATGATGAGTTACGGTGACACGTCCCGGCGAGCGTGGCACCTCGACGCCGACGGCGCCGAGCCGATCGTGCGAGTCGCGGTCGAGGCCGGAGTGACGTTCTTCGACACCGCGGACATGTACGACCTTGGCGCCAGCGAGCGGGTCACCGGGACGCTGCTCTCCCGCTTGTTCGGGCGGCGCGACGACTACGTGCTGGCCACGAAGGTCTACTACCCGATGGGCGCCGGCCGTAACTACGGCGGACTGTCGCGCAAACATCTGCTGGCAGGTATCGATGCGTCGTTGCGCCGGCTCGGTACCGATCACGTCGACCTCTACCAGATACACCGCTGGGACTACGACACACCGATTGAGGAGACGATGCAGGCGCTGCATGACATCGTGCAGGCCGGCAAGGCTCGCTACATCGGCGCCTCCAGCATGTTCGCGTGGCAGTTCGCGAAGGCGC
This genomic stretch from Mycobacteriales bacterium harbors:
- a CDS encoding sugar ABC transporter permease: MVDSSIEAGVRTAPTTTGSAATRRRPSRRSLRVGLCFISPWIAGFLAFTVIPLATSLYYSFTNFNGLGISDWVGGRNYVQIFTKDPYVRTALVNTLYLAFFGVILGSALALVLALLLNQKIRGIGVYRTLYYLPTMLPVVVSAFVFSLVLDPNTGVLNKVLGWFGITGPGWLFSTTWSKPAIVILGLWGVGNTVIIYLAGLQDIPQHVVEAAKVDGAGWWARLRHVTLPLLSPIIFFNVLLAIIYGFQNFISIFYLTSNGGGSTAGGPANSTMTWGLLIYEDAFVNSQIGYAAAMSWLMFAFVLVITVLMFGLSKRWVYYEGAGAR
- a CDS encoding carbohydrate ABC transporter permease, with product MSSTTGSMGRLRIRVAKTLSRHLVLTCVALVFAVPVLAMIAESLKTLAQNTIIPPQWIPNPIYFGNYPQALNVAPFAHMLLNTVVIVGLQVVGVAISSALVGYGFSVIKWRGQNAVFLLVIATMLIPYEVLLIPQYILFSKFGWLNTFYPLIVPYFFGIPIYIFLFRQFFLRMPVELAEAARIDGASEFRIFLRVFLPLAKPALIVVALLQFVAGWNDFLGPLIYLNDKSLSTLVLGMEYFRQNQYQVDVGGQAAYSILIVAPVVLVFFLAQRRFIEGITLTAVKG
- a CDS encoding aldo/keto reductase; protein product: MDYARLGSCGLSVSRIGLGMMSYGDTSRRAWHLDADGAEPIVRVAVEAGVTFFDTADMYDLGASERVTGTLLSRLFGRRDDYVLATKVYYPMGAGRNYGGLSRKHLLAGIDASLRRLGTDHVDLYQIHRWDYDTPIEETMQALHDIVQAGKARYIGASSMFAWQFAKAQQAGPTRFAAMQNQYNLAYREEEREMIPLCVDQGVGVIPYSPLARGLLAGSRERGRRNTTVRAGNDPVADQNYTDDDFDVVDALRSVAKNRGLPPAQIALAWLLHQTGVTAPIVGATKLTHLQDAVAAVGIGLDEHEIRQLEEPYRTHPVLGHS